From the Paraburkholderia sp. PREW-6R genome, one window contains:
- the dnaE gene encoding DNA polymerase III subunit alpha — translation MSPMSDPRFVHLRVHSEFSIADGIVRLDDIVKAAAKDGQGALALTDLGNAFGLVRFYKEARGKGVKPIAGCDVWITNPDDRDKPSRLLLLVKDRRGYLNLCELLSKASLTNQYRGRAEIEAGWLESGLGEGLLALSGAQQGDVGLALAAGNEEAAKRNALHWAKVFPNGFYIELQRCGQPGGEQYVQQAVALAASLKLPVVATHPMQFMTPDDFTAHEARVCISEGDILANPRRSKRFTSEQYFRTQEEMAALFADIPSALANSVEIAKRCNLTLELGKPKLPLFPTPDGMSLDDYLVHLSKEGLEKRLEQLYPDAAEREAQRQTYYQRLEFECGTIIKMGFPGYFLIVADFINWAKNNGVPVGPGRGSGAGSLVAYALGVTDLDPLRYNLLFERFLNPERVSMPDFDIDFCQHGRDRVIQYVKEKYGADAVSQIATFGTMAAKAAVRDIGRVLDLGYMFTDGIAKLIPFKPGKHVTIADAMKEEPLLQERFDNEDEVHQLLELAQRVEGLTRNVGMHAGGVLIAPGKLTDFCPLYTQGDESGVVSQYDKDDVEAVGLVKFDFLGLTTLTILDWAERYIRRLDPSKQDWSLAQVPLDDPASFSILKKANTVAVFQLESRGMQGMLKDAQPDRFEDIIALVALYRPGPMDLIPSFCARKHGREVVEYPDPRVEPVLKETYGIMVYQEQVMQMAQIIGGYSLGGADLLRRAMGKKKAEEMAQHRELFRQGAAKNGLTGEKADEIFDLMEKFAGYGFNKSHAAAYALLAYHTAWLKAHHPAEFMAANMSLAMDDTDKVKILFEDCLANKMAVLPPDINLSAYRFEPVAEPDGKRSKTIRYGLGAIKGSGQNAIEEILRAREDGPFIDIFDFCNRVDRRVVNRRTVEALIRAGAFDTLHANRAQLIASVSLAMEAAEQASANAMQAGLFDMGDAPSQGHELVDEPEWPEKKKLQEEKAALGFYLSGHLFDAYKDEVRRFVRQKIGELKEGRDKLVAGVIASLRTQMTQRGKMLIALLDDGTGQCEVTVFNETFEAHKQLFKEDELLVVQGQARNDAFTGGIRFTVDTVMDLGRARCRYAEAVKVQMNGNADALALRRVLEAHSAGKDEAQATAPAASSRGGNGGSGGGNRNNGGSNGGGSFGGNGGGRNGGHGGFGGNGQRQAVQIPNGLAVQVVYRSENAQGEMRLGDAWRVKPTDELLAALRGEFAGSSIEIVY, via the coding sequence ATGTCGCCCATGTCAGATCCCCGCTTCGTTCATCTCCGCGTTCACTCCGAATTCTCGATTGCCGACGGCATCGTGCGCCTTGACGACATCGTCAAGGCCGCTGCCAAAGACGGCCAGGGCGCGCTCGCCCTTACCGATCTGGGCAACGCATTCGGCCTCGTCCGTTTCTACAAGGAAGCGCGTGGCAAAGGGGTCAAACCCATTGCCGGCTGCGACGTCTGGATCACCAATCCGGATGACCGTGACAAACCATCGCGACTGCTGCTCCTCGTCAAAGACCGGCGCGGCTACCTGAATCTGTGCGAGTTGCTCAGCAAGGCTTCGCTCACCAATCAGTATCGCGGCCGCGCTGAAATCGAAGCGGGCTGGCTCGAATCGGGTCTCGGAGAGGGTTTGCTCGCGCTTTCCGGCGCGCAGCAGGGTGACGTGGGTCTCGCGCTCGCCGCAGGGAATGAGGAAGCGGCGAAGCGCAACGCGCTGCATTGGGCAAAGGTGTTTCCGAACGGTTTTTACATCGAGCTGCAGCGTTGCGGGCAGCCGGGCGGCGAGCAGTACGTTCAGCAGGCGGTGGCGCTCGCCGCGTCGCTGAAATTGCCGGTCGTGGCCACGCACCCGATGCAGTTCATGACGCCGGACGACTTCACCGCGCACGAAGCGCGCGTGTGTATTTCCGAAGGCGACATTCTCGCGAATCCGCGCCGCTCGAAGCGTTTCACGTCGGAGCAGTATTTCCGCACGCAGGAGGAGATGGCGGCGCTGTTTGCGGACATTCCGTCGGCGCTCGCGAATTCGGTTGAGATCGCCAAACGCTGCAACCTGACGCTCGAACTCGGCAAGCCGAAACTGCCTCTCTTTCCGACGCCGGACGGCATGTCGCTCGACGACTACCTCGTGCATCTGTCGAAAGAAGGTCTGGAAAAGCGTCTTGAGCAGCTGTATCCGGATGCGGCCGAGCGAGAGGCGCAGCGGCAGACGTATTATCAGCGCCTCGAATTCGAGTGCGGCACGATCATCAAGATGGGCTTTCCGGGCTACTTCCTGATCGTTGCGGACTTTATCAACTGGGCCAAGAACAACGGCGTGCCGGTCGGTCCGGGGCGGGGCTCGGGCGCGGGTTCGCTGGTCGCCTATGCGCTCGGCGTGACCGATCTCGACCCGCTGCGCTACAACCTGCTGTTCGAGCGCTTTCTGAATCCGGAACGGGTGTCGATGCCCGACTTCGACATCGACTTCTGCCAGCACGGCCGCGATCGCGTGATCCAGTACGTGAAGGAAAAATACGGCGCGGACGCAGTGTCGCAGATCGCCACTTTCGGCACGATGGCGGCGAAGGCGGCGGTGCGCGACATCGGCCGGGTGCTCGATCTCGGCTACATGTTCACGGACGGCATCGCGAAGCTGATTCCGTTCAAGCCGGGCAAGCACGTCACGATCGCGGACGCAATGAAGGAGGAGCCGCTGCTTCAGGAGCGCTTCGACAACGAAGACGAAGTGCATCAGCTTCTCGAACTGGCGCAGCGCGTGGAAGGACTGACCCGCAACGTCGGCATGCACGCGGGTGGCGTGCTGATCGCCCCGGGCAAGCTCACCGATTTCTGTCCGCTCTATACGCAGGGCGACGAAAGCGGCGTCGTGAGCCAGTACGACAAGGACGACGTCGAAGCGGTCGGTCTCGTGAAGTTCGACTTTCTGGGTCTGACAACGCTGACCATTCTCGACTGGGCCGAGCGCTATATCCGGCGCCTCGATCCATCGAAGCAGGACTGGTCGCTCGCGCAAGTCCCGCTGGACGACCCCGCGTCGTTCTCGATTCTCAAGAAAGCGAATACGGTCGCCGTGTTCCAGCTGGAAAGCCGCGGCATGCAGGGCATGCTGAAAGACGCGCAGCCCGACCGTTTCGAGGACATCATCGCGCTCGTCGCGTTGTACCGTCCCGGCCCGATGGACCTGATTCCGAGCTTCTGTGCGCGTAAGCATGGCCGCGAGGTGGTGGAATATCCGGACCCGCGCGTCGAACCTGTTCTGAAAGAGACCTACGGCATCATGGTCTACCAGGAGCAGGTGATGCAGATGGCGCAGATCATCGGCGGCTATTCGCTGGGCGGCGCCGACCTGCTGCGCCGCGCAATGGGTAAGAAAAAAGCCGAGGAAATGGCCCAGCATCGCGAGCTGTTCCGCCAGGGCGCCGCGAAGAACGGGCTGACCGGCGAGAAAGCCGACGAAATCTTCGACCTGATGGAGAAGTTCGCGGGCTACGGTTTCAACAAGTCGCACGCAGCCGCTTATGCGCTGCTCGCCTACCACACGGCGTGGCTGAAAGCGCATCATCCGGCAGAATTCATGGCGGCGAACATGTCGCTCGCCATGGACGACACGGACAAGGTCAAGATCCTGTTCGAAGACTGTCTGGCGAACAAGATGGCCGTGCTGCCGCCGGACATCAATCTGTCCGCTTATCGGTTCGAGCCGGTCGCGGAGCCGGACGGTAAGCGGTCCAAAACGATCCGCTATGGTCTCGGCGCGATCAAGGGCAGCGGGCAGAACGCGATCGAAGAAATTTTGCGCGCGCGCGAAGACGGTCCGTTCATCGACATTTTCGATTTCTGCAATCGCGTCGACCGCCGCGTCGTCAATCGCCGTACGGTGGAAGCACTGATCCGCGCAGGCGCGTTCGACACGCTGCACGCCAATCGCGCGCAGTTGATCGCATCCGTGTCGCTCGCCATGGAAGCCGCTGAGCAGGCCAGCGCCAATGCAATGCAGGCGGGTCTGTTCGACATGGGCGACGCGCCGTCACAGGGTCACGAACTGGTCGACGAGCCGGAATGGCCGGAAAAGAAAAAGCTTCAGGAAGAGAAGGCCGCGCTCGGCTTCTACCTGTCGGGTCATCTGTTCGACGCCTACAAGGATGAAGTGCGGCGCTTCGTGCGGCAAAAGATCGGCGAGCTGAAGGAAGGGCGTGACAAGCTGGTGGCTGGCGTGATTGCGTCGCTGCGCACGCAGATGACCCAGCGCGGCAAGATGCTGATTGCGTTGCTCGACGACGGCACCGGCCAGTGCGAAGTCACGGTATTCAATGAGACGTTCGAAGCGCACAAGCAGCTGTTCAAGGAAGACGAACTGCTGGTGGTGCAAGGCCAGGCGCGCAACGACGCGTTCACGGGCGGCATCCGCTTCACGGTCGACACGGTCATGGACCTTGGCCGTGCGCGTTGCCGCTATGCCGAGGCAGTGAAGGTGCAGATGAATGGCAATGCAGACGCATTGGCGTTGCGCCGCGTGCTCGAAGCGCATAGCGCGGGCAAGGACGAAGCGCAGGCCACAGCGCCGGCTGCGTCGTCGCGTGGCGGCAATGGCGGCAGTGGCGGCGGCAATCGCAACAATGGCGGCAGCAACGGGGGCGGGAGCTTCGGCGGGAACGGCGGTGGCCGTAACGGCGGCCATGGCGGCTTTGGGGGCAATGGTCAGCGGCAAGCCGTGCAGATTCCAAACGGCCTTGCCGTGCAGGTGGTGTATCGCAGCGAAAACGCGCAAGGTGAAATGCGTCTGGGCGACGCGTGGCGCGTCAAGCCCACCGACGAACTGCTCGCTGCGCTGCGCGGCGAATTTGCAGGTAGTTCGATCGAGATCGTGTATTGA